The Teredinibacter sp. KSP-S5-2 genome includes a window with the following:
- the cysZ gene encoding sulfate transporter CysZ, producing MQEVIQVRCPVKNNLLSGASYFAEGVKLIWHPKLRAYILVPLLVNICLFVVLTGTLVHFTGGAIETVMAELPSWLAPLAWLAWIIIGVLLLIVYGYSFNMITNILAAPFYGFLAQKAEEIITGQPLPAESLWKMIPRVMGRELSKLIYFLTRGIIITLVILLLATIPLVNFLAPIIGIAWGAWSMTIQYSDYPADNHQRGFKILRKKLWTKAFSSFGFGGMVMGCSIIPVVNIFAMPAAVVGGTLFWLNELKKCEPEPVEHG from the coding sequence GTGCAAGAGGTTATTCAAGTTCGCTGCCCCGTAAAAAATAATTTACTCAGCGGGGCAAGCTATTTTGCTGAAGGGGTAAAACTCATTTGGCACCCAAAACTCAGAGCCTATATTCTGGTTCCCCTACTAGTGAATATCTGCCTGTTTGTGGTGCTTACCGGCACATTAGTTCATTTCACCGGCGGTGCCATTGAAACTGTGATGGCAGAACTTCCCAGCTGGCTTGCACCGCTGGCATGGTTGGCGTGGATCATAATCGGTGTGTTACTGCTGATTGTGTACGGTTACAGCTTTAATATGATCACCAATATTCTGGCTGCACCTTTTTATGGTTTTCTTGCACAAAAAGCGGAAGAAATCATTACTGGCCAACCATTACCGGCAGAATCCCTCTGGAAAATGATCCCGCGGGTAATGGGAAGAGAACTATCCAAACTGATTTATTTTTTAACCCGCGGCATTATTATCACGCTCGTTATTTTATTGCTGGCAACCATTCCATTGGTCAATTTTCTCGCACCGATTATTGGTATCGCATGGGGTGCGTGGTCAATGACGATTCAATACTCTGACTATCCTGCGGATAACCACCAGCGGGGTTTTAAAATACTCAGGAAAAAACTGTGGACCAAAGCCTTCAGCAGCTTCGGTTTCGGTGGAATGGTAATGGGTTGCAGTATCATTCCGGTGGTTAATATTTTTGCCATGCCAGCAGCGGTTGTTGGCGGAACATTATTTTGGTTAAACGAACTAAAAAAAT
- a CDS encoding PA4642 family protein, whose translation MLKKDKQKVLGEVFDDERVKSFLDVESYGDINTDYLALLRAYRGMKIENFETFITYFVEAEKDLNAIGPEGKSLLQEISGHRHAEQYAKALKNAGAR comes from the coding sequence ATGTTAAAAAAAGACAAGCAAAAAGTTCTAGGTGAAGTCTTTGATGACGAGCGTGTAAAAAGCTTTCTTGATGTAGAGAGCTACGGCGATATTAATACGGACTACCTGGCACTACTGCGTGCTTACCGAGGTATGAAAATCGAAAACTTTGAAACTTTCATCACCTATTTCGTTGAAGCAGAGAAAGATCTAAACGCAATTGGCCCAGAAGGTAAAAGTCTACTGCAGGAAATCAGCGGCCACCGACATGCCGAACAATATGCCAAGGCTTTGAAAAACGCAGGCGCCAGATAA
- the gatB gene encoding Asp-tRNA(Asn)/Glu-tRNA(Gln) amidotransferase subunit GatB, which produces MEWETVIGLEIHVQLATKTKIFSGSSIAFGAEPNTQASALDLAMPGTLPVANEQAFRFATMFGLAVDAEIGKRSVFERKNYFYPDLPKGYQTTQLEEPIVNGGHVDIQLENGTEKRIRLHHAHLEEDAGKSLHEDYHGMSGIDLNRAGTPLIEVVTEPDMRSAEEAVAFARKLHSLVTSLGICDGEMSQGSMRFDVNISVRLKGEEKFGTRTETKNLNSFRFMERCILQEVERQIEVLEDGGKITQETRLYDGDTHTARAMRSKEEANDYRYFPCPDLLPVILDDDYIEEIRKQLPELPDARKQRFEENYGLSSYDANILSADAATAEYFEQTAKICDDAKLVANWIMGEVSARLNSEEKSISQSTVNAEQLAGLIVRIKDQTISNKIAKTVFEAMWNGEGSADEIIEAKGLKQVSDTGAIEKIVDEVIANNPSQVENYRNAAEDKQPRMLGFFVGQAMKLSKGQANPQELNRILKEKLSS; this is translated from the coding sequence ATGGAATGGGAAACTGTTATTGGCCTGGAAATTCACGTCCAATTGGCCACTAAAACCAAAATATTCTCCGGTTCAAGCATCGCCTTTGGTGCGGAACCCAATACTCAGGCCAGCGCACTCGACCTGGCGATGCCGGGTACTTTACCCGTTGCCAATGAGCAGGCATTTCGCTTTGCCACCATGTTTGGTTTAGCTGTTGATGCAGAAATTGGTAAACGTTCGGTATTCGAACGGAAAAACTATTTTTACCCCGACCTGCCAAAAGGCTACCAAACAACACAGCTGGAAGAGCCGATCGTAAACGGCGGTCATGTTGATATTCAGCTTGAAAACGGGACGGAAAAACGTATTCGTCTTCACCATGCCCACCTGGAAGAGGATGCAGGAAAATCTCTGCACGAAGACTACCATGGCATGTCCGGTATCGACTTAAACCGGGCGGGCACACCGCTGATTGAAGTTGTGACCGAGCCCGATATGCGCAGCGCCGAAGAAGCAGTGGCTTTTGCCCGCAAGCTGCACTCACTGGTGACGTCTTTGGGAATATGCGACGGCGAAATGTCTCAAGGCTCCATGCGTTTCGATGTAAACATTTCTGTCCGCTTAAAGGGCGAAGAGAAATTCGGCACACGTACCGAAACCAAAAACCTGAACTCCTTCCGCTTTATGGAGCGCTGCATTTTGCAGGAAGTGGAAAGACAAATAGAAGTTCTGGAAGACGGCGGCAAGATCACACAAGAAACCCGCCTTTACGACGGAGATACACATACCGCACGCGCTATGCGCTCCAAAGAAGAAGCCAACGACTACCGTTACTTCCCCTGCCCGGACTTATTGCCAGTTATTCTGGATGACGATTACATCGAAGAAATTCGCAAGCAACTGCCAGAATTACCTGATGCGCGCAAACAACGCTTTGAGGAAAACTACGGTCTATCCAGTTACGATGCCAATATCCTCAGTGCCGACGCAGCAACGGCTGAGTACTTTGAGCAAACTGCCAAAATCTGCGATGACGCCAAGCTTGTAGCCAACTGGATAATGGGCGAAGTTTCTGCCCGATTAAATTCAGAGGAAAAATCCATTAGCCAAAGCACCGTTAACGCTGAACAATTGGCAGGCTTGATTGTCCGAATTAAAGACCAAACCATCTCCAATAAAATCGCCAAAACCGTTTTTGAGGCGATGTGGAATGGAGAAGGCTCTGCCGATGAGATTATTGAAGCAAAAGGGCTTAAACAAGTATCGGATACCGGCGCTATTGAAAAAATCGTCGACGAGGTTATTGCCAACAATCCTTCTCAGGTGGAAAACTACAGAAATGCCGCAGAAGACAAACAACCGAGAATGCTCGGTTTCTTTGTTGGTCAGGCTATGAAGTTATCCAAAGGGCAGGCAAACCCTCAGGAACTAAACCGCATACTGAAAGAGAAATTAAGCTCATAA